In Procambarus clarkii isolate CNS0578487 chromosome 13, FALCON_Pclarkii_2.0, whole genome shotgun sequence, the genomic stretch CTGTGATCAAGTTACAAGGGTACGTAGTAGAGTAATTTCGTAATTGTTGTTAATGTTACAGCCGTTATGAGTATGCAAGTAACAAACTTGAAGGCAGTGCCAGCATGTAGAAATTATATAaactatctacagttagcaaacttggAATATTTGGCAAGGATTTTGCGTAATGTTATCCCAATGAAATAATACCTGgacatttcttgaacatttttGATAGTGTGCATTTATACCTGTacatgcgtatgtgtgtgtgcaggtgtgcttGTATGCGTGTATATGCGAAGGTGTGTGCATACCTGTAAATTCCTGTGTGTATAATAAGTtccgttgtcggggacaggaagcctgtatgtgtgtgcgcgtgtgtaccCTTTATATATATTAGACCTGTATCAAGGTCTCCCCCCTAGGTCAAACTACATGACCTTCCCCAGAATGcagccccacaacagttgcccaattcctaggtacctatttactgctaggtgaacagcggtattagatgaaaggaaacatcCCCAACCAGTTCTGTCCtacccgggaatcaaacccggaatCCCCCAATTGTAAGTAGTGTGCAGAAATACCTGAAAATACTGAACTTGTCCAAAAGTACGTAGCAAGAAGAAGGAAACAGAAAATAACTAGATGGATGACGGGGGCAGTAAAGAGGTACTGTACAGTGTCTGGGTTGGAGAAAATATAAGATAGTGACAAAAATTATCCCAGAACTAAGTGGACTCTCCAGGAAAGGTTGAGGACCACAGGACTAAcaatgcaaaccagacatgacaggatgCATCTCAGAAGCGTTTACAATACTGAGCAAAATGGAGGATATTAATCAAGACCACTTCTTTAAGAAAAACCAGCAAGATATAACAAACATACAGCGGGCAACAGCTTTAagatcaacaagccacaatgttggacaGGAAACAGGTGGTTTTtatccatagggttataaacccatgtaaccacctacccgccgaagccataaatgccaagatATTACTGCCGTTAAAAATCCAGGTGGAACAAATTATCGGAGAGAATGGTgcgggtgggggaggggttgacAAAGCGCCGGCTGCCTGTCcccgtcgtgggggggggggggggtactaaatagatggtggccctcaggtaaattcagatacGGGTATATGTATATACCTATAAATACACAGAGATGAcaatagcatgtgtgtgtgtatgcaggcGTGACCCTAGAGGGAGGCGAGGACACGGGTCGTAACGTTGTGCATGAGGGCTGTGTCACGCCAGCACTCATCACCTTACACTGGTCGTCCTTGGTGACTCCTCGCGTACTGCCCTCACCCTCACTCTCTACCCGCGGCACCTCCTCTCCCTTACTTGTACCTCCTTACCTCCTCCCACCCACAATAACCCTCTCACCTGCTTCCATACCCTATTACCCTATCATCACCTACTGCCACTCACCCTATCCACCCCCACATCACCTGCCCCTCCTCCCCCTGCATGATCTgttgccacccacccacccacctaatgACGCCCATCTGTACTAAGCCGAGCTTGGACATTAAACATTCGCCCTTTGGTCTATCTCAAGCTTCAGTCGACTATATGCATATTCTTGAGCATTTAGGCCTATTTATATTAGAAGCTGTGTGTGGAAAGTTCTTTTTTGTTTGGAATTTGATACAACATTGCTGAAGTTAAACACAGATTCTTGCTAGTCGCTTATATAGCTTTAAAGTTGTTTCCCACCTTGAACTTTTGAGCCGTTCCCTTGGAGAAAATATTCTTTACACATTATTTTATTGTTGGACGGGCGCAGAGGTCGGAAGAATAtacagtagtttttttttttttttttttgggggggggatagGTTATGAGGTttaatatgttaatttatatgtattattttattgttattttATTTTGGCATCATTGACAAACAAGGTGGACGTGCATTACACAACACGAACAATAATTTTGGCATTGACCagggatatatatacacactgagcTATACTCATCTCGGTGTATATGGTTTACTTTAGTCCTAAACTATATTGAGGACTAaaatatacttgctggttggtcagtaatgtgttgtggtggtatttAAACCCCTCTACAGGTTGATAGGCATTGAACCCAACACTAAAACTTAATAATGCTGGTGAATATTAACAAGACAGTGTGAAGCTTGCCTTTAATAGTTTTTTAAACGTGAATGTTTTTCCCCCAAAACCACCAATAAACTGCTGACCAAATACGTATCGTCGGAATTACTTGGTATGAGGCCGTCTTCTATTGCGAATAAATGAATGTTTACTTACATTAATTGTGGCCACATCGTCTGCTATTGTCCTTAACACCATTCTCTCTGGACGTGGCTGTATAGTGTTAACAATGCGATAACAAGCCACTCAAGGACGGTCTCTTATTTACGATACACTGCTGTCGCTTAATGGCTAACAGTAAATAAAGTTGTTTAAGAAGtaattttagttatattttcGGTGTACTAAATGTAGCTTCATTTGTCAACATGGGACTGCAAGCGTTTTATTACAAGAAAATTATAAACGTTTCTccatatacattttttttttatcttttcaaTAGCAATAGTTAAATAAACCTTATGACTTTATTATTTTGAAGAGTTTATCAATAATTTTACTACCATGATTACAAACACACTTTTAAATGCTCGAGAAAAGTTCGTAGTGAATTGCAAGTGTacttcaaccacttgggctggatggtagagcgacggtctcacttcatgcaggtcggcgttcaatccccgatcgtccaagtggttgggcatcattcctttcgcccgtcctatcccaaatccctatcctgaccccttcccagtgcaatatagtcgtaatggcttggtgctttcccatgataattccttcctcctcccccctcttcatTACCCGAGTACTAGGAATGCTACTTTAGCTCATGTTACATTTTTTTTAAcacgcttaggtatacacagcagtgtgctgctaccttattctatatgaaagactacacagtgtagatcaaaaactagctacaAGTTCATATAATATTcctatctcacaggatggttagtcaagaCATGGAATCAAGGGAGAAAATATCTGCCTCAATATAAATACAAATTAACTCTGACTAAAAATCAGGTGAGAACATGTagtgtaaggctgatctattagcctccattagcaaaaatctgggtacagcccaataatatcttccaatattgctGAGTACATGAAGTGTAGTACTACTTGAAATATGTAGTCTCCATAATTGCTTTAATATGGCATCCCAAAGGACACAAAAGCACGACACACAACACTATTAAAACCTTAATGTACACCTTCTAGCACCATTGATCAGCACAGACAAGAGGCAATACATGTACAATACTGAATATTTAATGTCAATTTATTAGCCTTGGATGGACTAAAATGTATTATACTCATATCTGGATCCTTTTTGGAATGTAGAAATACTTCGTCACTGAACAAATATTTTTTGTGAAGAATAGTTTTCCATAATTtgtattaatacaaataaaaacAGATTCAATGCAGGTAAATGAGGGCAAAATTATTTAACTTTATTGTACTAAACAAGCAAAATACAGTACAGCACTCTGTACATGAAATTTCATGAATTAAGCCTATTTCTTGTATTTGATATTCTGTTGCCACCAGTGTCAATTTTATTGCATTAAAGATTCATTGTTCATCTTATTCATGCCTACACAGGTTCAGTGTTAAATCTTGTATTGTTTCTGTACAGGTTCAACGTACCCATAGACAACTGTGGCACATCTGGTCAGTTGGACATGGCCACACCAGACCGTGATATGTACTTTGAGAACACTATCATCATCCAGAATGACGTCCTCATCCAAGAAGTGTGGGATACGGCACGTGCCATTCGTTGCACTTGGCAACACACTATTCAGAAAAGTGTCAGCTTCACACCATTTAAAGTTTACGAGCCCCTGAAGGCAAGTAAAACACTAATGTTTATTTTGCTGTTAAATTTCAAAGTGCAATATGAAAGTCTTTTCAGTGTTATACTATGTGTACGATAATTCTTCACAGCAGTGTACACAGTACATATTGTATTTAAAAAATCCATCTTTAATTAATTTTCAAacaaataattaatataatttatttgcaagaaggtacaatggataTGGGGAAAGATCACATAagcttggtatttttacattcatgcaaagccactgaCGCAGAAGAATTTAAATTTTACTTTTGAAAATGAGAACAGGTAAATCATAATTAAGTGCATCTGCATTTATGCAGCTACccgagactatatgaagggttacatactGTGTACTTACATAGCTAGCTAGGAAATACTTTTACCTTTTTCATATTGTACTAACAATCACTAAAAGAGCAGGTGTATAAAATGGTTTCACATGCAAAATACAGAGGCCTATTATATTGCCCTTCTATAACATGTTATTACATCAGTGGGCATCTCTCTCCTTTAGGTACCTATAGAGTTGGATTCTCGGTCAGTAAACACACTTATGGAGATCCAACGAGGGTCGGGACCCTTTTCGAGTCCTGCTACTGGCTATGTCTACATGGGTGATGATACCTCTGTTGTTATTTATGTCCAAGGTAATACTAATTTTAATTTTCATATACAAATTATGTACAGTAGAATTAAGAAAAAATATTGTAAATGCTTAGGAAATTTTCTTTAGCAAAAAAAAAAGTCCTACAAGAACAGCCTTTTTAAAGCTGATAAAGGATAAAGCTTCAATAATGAGGGTCTTTtagtacagttggcttcattACCTACTCTTTTGGGATCCTGGGTTAGATTCCCGGGCAGAACAGAAATGATAggggcatctgttcacctagcagtaagtaggtacctgggagttaggcaactgttgtggtgttACACCCTGTGGATGGCAAGTAATTCAACCTTATGGAGACCTCAATAGAAGCCTAGATAGTGTGTGCCCCTGACAAATAAAATACCTATAGTTTATGAATCACATTCTTGTAGTATTGTTCACAATATTATGGAAGTACCATTACCACATTTCATTCACCAAAAACACATTATCTAGTATAATATTTCAGTATCCTAAAAGTTATTCTGTATTACACTACAAATTACAATAtcataaaatataaattataaataatttttttttttggctttaCAATTGGTCAATATCATTGCAGATCCTTCACAAAAGATGGACGCAAATGTGATCTCATGCAATGCAAGCTCTGCAGGGGGTACAACAGTGGAATTGCTGGACTCCCGTGGTTGTGTGAGAAGACCGGATCTCCTGACACAGTTTTCAAAGACAAGAAATACGAATGGCATAGAGGCTGACCTTATGCTGTATTCTTACCTAAAGGTAGAATGTTTACCTAGACATTTTAAATTTACTGCATGGACAAAAGTGGCTTTAATTTATAGATTTTCAAAGTGTGGAAGCATATTTGATAAAAATATATTATGTAGATACTGCCTTCTCTTCAATAACAACTTAAGGGAAATTTAGGCACAACATCTTACACCTAGATAATTCCGTCATGTTTGCTACTAGAAGATAATACCTAGTcttttattccaccccccagttactgATGGGTGGCCATAGGTAAGCAGGAAGGAATATACTCTCATAACACCCTTAGGTGGTCTTGAAATTAGGTTATTTTTACTGCATCTTACACATAGGTGAAGATGCCAAAATGTTTAATGAATTTGCTGTACAACACAAAGCAAGATGAGAGGGTGGCACAAACTACATTCAAATTTTATTTGGCAGCAAAGCTTTTTAGTCTACAGTACTTATTCTTGAACCATTGAATCCAGATTCATTTGGTCCCTATTTTGGGTCAGTGAGATTGTCTTTATACTGCATGAAAGTACAGTACCACATTTAACTTTACACAGGCTTTCCGCATTGGAGAAAGCCCCGACTTTCTCATCTCCTGCCATCTTGAGGTGTGTGAAGGAGAATGCTCCGAACCTTGTAGTGGTGGACCTTACCCATCTAGGAAAAAACGTCAAGAGCCCTCCTCAACACCTCCATCAGCTGTTGTCGAGCTCCAGCGTGGCGTAGTCGTGGTTTCTAGACAGCAGCTTACTGGTCAGTCAATGCAAACTGCATGTCTAATATTCGCACCAAATTTGAAAAATTTCCTTGCCGTTTTCTCGAATagtaaattattatatgtatCTCTTTAGTTGTGTATGTTAAGTGCAATAACCAGACAATTTGTTTCAGGTTATACTGCCTAGCCAACTAATtattttaatgtattttttttctctcaaCAGGCGGAGAAATATGTTGGGTAAATTCTACTATTCTAGTAGGAGTAACCggattgttgtgtgttgtgtttgttctCTCGACGCTTTCATGTTTCTTGGTGCACAAGATCAATGTCCTCAGCAAACAGTTACAGGGTAAACCAATGTTCTGATGATTTCTGAGGATACAACAGACCAATTCTCTGCCAACCTGATCATTCTCAATACAGTATTTTTTGGGCTGGTTCCATGGTACATGTCGGTTTGGGCTGGTTCCCTCTTTGAATAACCATTGTTTATGGTCACATTCCATGCCTGTAATTTGCACCAAGCTGTAAAGCTTTAAGCGATAATTTCTAGCTTGGTAGGAAGTTGTTTCATTTCATGTGTATGGTATAAATTAGGAACTATTAATCACTGTTGATAGTGATTCTTAGGCTCTTCATTACCCATCATTTCTGAACAGATACAATTTGGCCCCAGTGACCACCACCTATCGCTTTTGGATTATTTGGCACTAATGTTTGTATTAGAATAAATCCAAATAAAATGCATTTTGTACAACTTTGATGGTCATTAGTAAGGCAAAACTCCTGTGCATGTCATACTGCAAAAAGTTAAATGTTTACTTTTTTTCAAGTCTGAAAAGCCTTTTCTCGCATTTATTCTACAATAGGCAAATAATATCTGGCTAACTCGGTATACTTTATTATAAATTGTATAAAAATATTGAATTTAACAAGTACCAACAACATCAAGGAAACAAGTATATATTGCTATAATAACTACAAAAGGCCATTCACCAAAAACCTAAAAAATTACCACTATCATGATAAATTTTAATTTTCACTACTTGTGTGTAAAGTATATCTTCGGCCCTTTTAATAAACATGAAGAGGACTGCAATCATTTAGAAGTGCACAAGAAATTCTAAATTTGCACAAATTATAGCTGTAGTTGCAACTTTGAGAACAGTTTGCAACAAAATTGATAACTAATGTACACAAGTGTGGGATCATTTTAAATGTTATACTTACATGCATAACAAAAATTCAAGGCCTTGATAATGCATACGAgacaaatatttcactaatggaaaGCAAATATTTTGGCTTGCTATCATGCACGAAAGATTCTTAGAATTCCCAAGAATCTAACCAACGAATCTGGTGGACAGTGCTGTTTTCAAAACTTGGGTCCAAGTTGTGCATTCCGTATGCAAGTGGTGCAAATAGGTAGAAACTGCAACAAAGAAACATTCAATTAAAATATTTGAGCATGTTCAATACAAGTTTTACCTAATGTCAAAACCAAGGAAAGTTCAACAGCGATAGGCAGAACAAGAGGTCCTTGACTTCAATGTGTCAATTCTCTTTCACTATCTTGCCACTACAAAATGAAATTAATGGCTGTGTATTACTGAAGTTCAAACTAAAAAGCTGACACTGAATTCACACTTAGAAACCTTATCATACAAGTGTGAAATAGTCATCCATAAGATGGGAAAGCAGTCTAGGTATAGAAATTAAACGTACCCTGTACATTAATAAAATGAGCCACTTAAACTCTTGCACATGCATTATTTCCTATAAAGAACCTCTGTAGTTAGCACTTTGCTAACTACAGCTTTGCCATTTTGTGCTGCCACTCCATAGTCCCTGTTGAATATCATATGCTCCTTTAAAGTCAATATTCCATGTACACTTTAAAATTCTACGCATGGCTGATGTACATACTCTTCCATCTCCACAACCTACCTTTCATCACTGATCATTTCCTTAGTAATTTTCTACAACTCTTCCAATCACTATCCTGCCATATTTTGCTCACTACACTTGTTAAGGTACTGCCTTAAATCTTACTGTATTCACTTTCTCAAATACTCTGGTACAGCACCACTATCACGtgtctacccgccaaacacacaccgaaactacgacgttggtacaacgttcaaacaagttttaacatcTAACCagctataacaaccaatatagcaagttgtaacattctaatacgtcataaatacgttaagccaagatgtaagaacttgtaataaagttgtaacaagcggaaaagagaatttcggtttgtgtttccatggTAATAGCCAATTTTTCCTACATTAATTTCCTCTAACATTTAATTTTATCTACACCTACAACCACTTCACATTTCAGTTTCACCAATTGTCATCTATTCCATTTTCCTCACAATATGTTCAGTTATTCACATTAGCACCTCATTAGAGGTACCCTTTAGacttttcaaaatattcttggcAATTTATTGTATACGTAAAAATCTTCCATATTTATCACCGACGTTCTCCCACCAGTCTACTTGCTCCATTTCCCCAAGTTTACAAAAAGAGGTTCCCATTTTCCAATTAGCATGTAATTTTCTCCATCTTATTCTTTTTCTACATAACTAATCTTTTAGCATACCTATTATTCCTATTTTATTTTTATGAACTGCTCTTGCCATTTACTCTGCCCCCACAAAATGCGCCAGTTACAAACTGGCTCACTATGGTTCAAATTCTCCAGAATTTAATAATACCTCTA encodes the following:
- the LOC123757186 gene encoding cuticlin-3, translated to MRLAVSLYFLLKAVLTLGDSGGSGRALALSPAMMMPPLTRLDVKCARSGMTVHIEFDGVFSGVIYSKGHFNDPACNYITEKNSGRQKYSFNVPIDNCGTSGQLDMATPDRDMYFENTIIIQNDVLIQEVWDTARAIRCTWQHTIQKSVSFTPFKVYEPLKVPIELDSRSVNTLMEIQRGSGPFSSPATGYVYMGDDTSVVIYVQDPSQKMDANVISCNASSAGGTTVELLDSRGCVRRPDLLTQFSKTRNTNGIEADLMLYSYLKAFRIGESPDFLISCHLEVCEGECSEPCSGGPYPSRKKRQEPSSTPPSAVVELQRGVVVVSRQQLTGGEICWVNSTILVGVTGLLCVVFVLSTLSCFLVHKINVLSKQLQGKPMF